GTGCTCGCCGAGCACGCCGCCGACCCGTTCCGCGAGGCCGAGAGCGAGGTCGCCCGGTGAGCGAGCACCTCCTCACCAAGGACCAGGCCTCCGCCGCCTTCAGCGCGGCGCAGCCGCCCGTGCTGACGGTGACCGCCGGCGCCGGCGACCGGATCACCTTCGAGACCGACGACCTCGCCTACGCGCAGATGGAGGAGTTCGGCGACCTCGCCCGGGTCACCGCCACCATCAACCCGGTCACCGGTCCGGTCTTCGTCCAGGGCGCCGAGCCGGGCGACGTGCTGGCCGTGACGATCCACGACATCGCGCTGGCCGAGCAGGGCTGGTCGGTGTCCATCCCGGGCGCGGGCGCCCTCGCCGCCCGGATGGGGCCGGACTTCTTCGTCCGGCGCATCCCCGTCGTCGACGGGCGCGCGCAGCTGACGTCCACCCTCGACTGCGCCGTCGCGCCGATGATCGGCTGCCTGGGCCTCGCCCCGGCCGACCGGGACGGCTCGACGGTGATGCCGACCCTGCCCACCGGCGGCAACATGGACCTCACCGACGCGGGCCCGGGGACGACGGTCTACCTGCCGGTGCAGGTGCCGGGGGCCCTGCTCAG
The window above is part of the Friedmanniella luteola genome. Proteins encoded here:
- a CDS encoding acetamidase/formamidase family protein, giving the protein MSEHLLTKDQASAAFSAAQPPVLTVTAGAGDRITFETDDLAYAQMEEFGDLARVTATINPVTGPVFVQGAEPGDVLAVTIHDIALAEQGWSVSIPGAGALAARMGPDFFVRRIPVVDGRAQLTSTLDCAVAPMIGCLGLAPADRDGSTVMPTLPTGGNMDLTDAGPGTTVYLPVQVPGALLSVGDIHAVMARGESSFVAIEIAGRATVSVDVVKGRSIRGPQLDTGTEYVCVGLGDPVQESITMAYESLFSVLVDERGWDPHDAYVVMSALAPTELGGPTGSVDPDPLHPFRAVGAVTLARIAKDVLEAGARR